TATTGGCGTTAATATCTTCAGGGTGAATGGACAGAGCCATATTAAATTTGTCAATAGCCTCATTAAGATAATCATTATTATGACTCTTCTGATAATAACTCATGAGTATTTGACCATACTTGACATAGCCTTCAGGCAATTCATTATTCGAATCAATCGCCTTTTGAGCATACCCCCTTGCCTCATCAATACGATTGTCATAATTCTTAATATCCGCCATCAGGAGCAAGGATTTATAATGATATGGATTAATCCTTAATATCTCCTTCAATCCCCTTTTCGCCCATATCATCTTATCCATAAGAAAATATAGATTGGCTATGCCATATTGCGCTTCCACATTCCCTTCGGACAACTCTAAAGCATGATTATAATATTTTATTGCATCGCTGTATCTCCCAAGCGCAACCAGACATGAGCCGATTCCAATCATTGCATTGAAATCATTTCGATCAATCCTTAAGGCATTATTGTATAACTTGAGGGATTCCTCGTAGGCCTCAGTATTTCGATAAGCATTCCCGAGTCCGATGATGGCTTCATGATAATTAGGATTCAGCTTTAGCGCATTCCTAAAATTAAGAATAGCCCTGTAATTATCCCCTTTGCTTAGATAATCCCCTCCCTTTTTGGAATAATAAATAGCGTTCTTTTCAAAGGAGTATAGACGGGTATCAACCCCTGTCACAACATAAGGGATAATAATAAATAATAATATCCTACTCAGACTCCGGCAGAGTATTCCAATCCATCCTGCATTGACATGTTTACATTCTACCCTAAATCTATTCATTACCCCTACTCTATTATATACCAATTATTTCAGCAAAATTATCCCCAAGAAGCCTTCTCTGAATACCAATATCCGGAAAGATTCCCTCAATTCGCCGCTTGATCAGTCCATAGTCAAAAGCGCCATCCTTCCCAATCAAACCGTGTGGCCCATCTGTCCCAAAGATACATCGATCCACCCCAAGATATTCTACAACCCTCTGAATCATGCCCTCGCTAACATAGGAGGTTTGCGAGAGATCAACAAAGATATTCTCTTTATTGCGAATCTTCTTCCAAGTATCCCTAAAAAGAGGAAATCCGGCATGGGCTAAAATAAGCTTCAAATCAGGGACATCATTCAGAAGAGCATCATAATCCCCATTTTCATCATAACCGACATGCAATAGAAGTGGCTTCCCCATCTCCTTTAGGCGCTTAGCGATTGGCGCTAGTTTAACAATTGGATAATAATGCCAAAAGGGATGAGCCTTCACGCCAATAAATCCAGGGCTATCCGCCCATCGCTCAAATTCCTCAACCTGATCCCTCTCCCCATTTGGATTTACAAAGATCCAACCAAGAATACGATCAGGATACTTATCCACTAGTTTAAAAACAGGCTCATTCTCAGGATCCCTATTTATTCGAATGTCTCCCCTTGGCAACAGAATGTCACCATCTGGAGTCACTTTTGGTTTTATTAGCTTCCCTAGTCCACGCAAAAATCTATTGGTCATAATAAATCGAAAAATGTTCATGACATATACCGGCGGATCAGAGAAAGGATCTGAAAGATAAGCCATCAAGGCAATCCTGTCCACACCAGCCATATCCATAAACTCAATTATCCTTTCAACTGGATATATCCTCTCATCAAAATGATAATGACAATCAATAATCATAAAAATTATCCCTTTTTATGTATAGGCTTAAGCAAGAAGCCCCACTGAGTTCAATCCCTCAGCAACCTCTACAAGATTTAATGCCTCAAGTTTCTCTCTCCTTTGTAATCCTGTTTCAACATCCCATCCCCTAATCTCATAATACTCGTCCTTCATCCCCTCAAATTCATTCCGATCAACAACCATACCCATGCGCGAAAGGGGCTCTCCGTCCTTGCCGGGCACAATGCAGCTGGGATTACCAAAATCTCCCTTTAATGGAACAGTGTAGTTGAACTCATCCAGGGAGTCATCCTCTCTGCCCTTTCGTCCATCCCTTATAAGAGCCGCCCTCTGAAGATTAAAGACACGTTCTCCAACCTCATATAACCCTTCCTCACTAATATCCTTACCTGTAATGGCCCTGCAAATCTGGCTTTCCAATGTCGGATCACCAACATGATCCTCAGTAGCATGGCTATGTATGATTGGCCAGGAGAAGTCGCATAAGATCAGGCTCTCCTTGGCATATTGCCGATCTTGAATTTTAGCTGCTGCTAAAGCCTTACCCTCATATGTCGAGAAATCAGCGGCTATCTCACTCCCCCAAAATCGTTTACCAATAGCTCTGATTACATCAGATGTAAGATAATTATCCATTCCCATCTCACGAATAGCCCACATCATTGCCTGAATACTGATCTCATGAAGCTGTTGAATTGGCATCCTAGGTTCCATTGCATACAAAAGCCCGGTTGTAATATATAGCCTAGCGCCATAAACCTCATTCTCCCCGGTACCTATCATATAATCCGTAATCAGCTTCTCTGATCCATTCCCAACGATCTCAGCGGCCTTGTGAGGGCCATTAGCCAGAATATCGCCAAATCCCTCACGAAAGGATATTTTCCTTAGCAGTGTATCGAGATATTCTATGCTGCCTATTTTAGAAAAGGGTATGCCAGCCTCTTCCTCAGTAATTATATTTGCCTTGCTACATCTGCTCAACCACATGATCATGGTCTCTACTACACGTGAATCTATCCCATAATCATCACAAAGCTTGTTCGCCTTGAAGGGCACATCTTTGGGATCTCCGTAATATCTCTGTGCCCTAATCGAATAGAAGAATGAGGGTTGACAGAGGAACTTCCCCACCTGCCCATCCTCGCTTTTATAATTTGCCCTAATGCAACCATCTATGCAACCATAGCATGTATTCTTTCTCAGCTTTTCTGTGGATTGCGAGGGCATCTCAAGGCTTAGCGCGCTCTTCACATCCTGAACACGCTTTTTCAGATTTTGGATGCTCTCAGGATCAGCCACATCTATCCTGTCCTCTCCCCTTACAGCAACAGCCTTTAGGTTTTTGGAGCCCATTACACCCCCTAATCCGCCCCCTCCGCTAGAATCAGAGTCAGCAAGAAAGGAAGCATAACTAACCATATTCTCCCCTGCCGGGCCTACAGCGACAACCCTAACTGATCTCCCCAACTCCCCTTTTAATATTTCTCTTGTATCAATCGCCCCCTTGCCTTGTAAAGCGCTCGCATCCCTTATCTCAATCCTATCATTGTCAATATATAAATATACCAAACCCTCAGCCTTTCCAAAAACAATAAGACCATCAAAACCAGCAAACTTCAATTGGACACCCCAAGAGCCACCCAGATTACAGTAAGAAAATTGATTGCCAACAGGAGACTTTCCACATATCTGCCATCGTGATCCGGCAAATCCCGGCACACCGCATACCGGACCTGTTGCAAATACTAACCGATTCTCTGGATCAAAGGCATCAACATTACCTGAGACATCATCCCAATATGTCTTCAATCCCATACCCCTTCCCCCTATAAATCGATCTGTATAATTCTCTGTAGGAATTTTTGTAATATATCCATTAGAAAGATCTACGCTCAATATGTTCCCTGCATACCCTCTTCTCATGTCAATACTCCTCTCTGTAAAATTTGTAACGATAATAATTGATATACTATGGAAAGTCAAGTCAAGTATGCTAGGGACAGGATAGGATCCATACCCTCAAAATGGATGAGGAAGAAAGAAAATGGGCGTCCTTTATCACTTCATTAAATGTGAAGAACGCCATCTTTATAGTACTTCGGTAGTAAAGAACATATAAAAGCAGAAGTTGATCATGGCTCATTTTATCAAATATTTCTGCATAATCATCTTGACTATCAAAGGGGTAATATCTCTCTATCAGGTCGTTTTCTGATATTTGAGTCTTGGGAGCTGTAATCCAACCCAGGCTATTAGGTTTCGCTGAATCTCAGATGTCCCTGCAGCAATATTCATCCCCATACACATCTGATAAGCCTCAACCATGGCCCCATCTAAAGGCGACCACTTAGAATGAGCGACCTGACCATAGAGGCCCATAATCTCAGTTGCAAAATTTGCAACGCGCTGTAACAATTCACTCCCAAATAGCTTGGCCTCCGATGCCAAAGAAGCAGCAAACATCAATCCAGATTGCTCCTGTGTCCATGCTATCTTGTAAGCAAGTGTATAACCGACCTCTAAATCACTGTACAATTTAGCTATCTTCTTTCTAACAATAGGATTCTCTGAAAGAAACCTGCCATCCCGCTTTGTTGTTTTCACATATTCGACCAATTCATTTAGAATATTTCTCCCTTCTACAAAAAAGCCTACACCGGATCTCTCAAAATTCATGGTCTCTCTTGTTACTCTCCATCCCTCATTTTCTGGGCCTATCCTGTCACTTTCTGGAATCCTTACATCTGTAAAGAATACCTCATTATACAGGTGAGTTCCATCCATATACAAAATAGGACGCACCTCAATACCGGGATAATCCATCTGTAAATGAAAGACAGAAAGCCCTTTGCCTCTCTTTTCCGCAGGATTTGTTCGTGCAAGGAGAAACATGCGATCAGCCCTATGCGCGCCTGATGTCCAGATCTTCTGTCCATTGACAACGTAATGATCGCCATCCTTAATAGCTGTGGTGGTAAGGGAGGCCAGATCAGATCCAGCGTTGGGTTCACTCCAACCCTGACAATAGGTAACCTCCGCCTTGGCTATAGGAGGAAGCAATCTCGTCTTCTGTTCATCACTTGCGGCTACCATTAGGGTTGGCGCAAACATGCCAATACCGAAAATATCTACCCCTGGAGCACGGTACTTCTCTCTGACCTCGCTGAATATCAATTGTTCTATAATTGATGCATCCTTGCCCCCATATTCCTTTGGCCAGGCTAGAGAGAGCCAACCCTTTTCACCAAGCTTTTTGGCAATACTTCTGTGAAAATTCCATCCTTCATCAGTAGCGAACATCCCCTCAAGCCCACCCCTTCCATATTCAGGAGGCGAATGCTTCATCTCCTCTTTGAAAAACTCCTCGAATTCCTCTTTTATGGCTTCCTGCTCTTTTGTATATTTGAAATCCATAACCCATCCCTCCATTTTATTAGCAACTATCTCAATATTTGCATACTAGGATATTATATTGGATCGCAAAGGGGATAGTATTATTACTACTCCTCCCCATCGTAGATATCTTGTTATTCATATAATTTAATATCAAAGTCCAAGAGCCTTGGCAACCTTCTCATAATGATAATCCGTATCTCCCATCACATACTCAAAGGACTTGGCCCTTCTGTAATAAAGACCTATGTCAAACTCTCTCGATGTGCCNNNNNNNNNNNNNNNNNNNNNNNNNNNNNNNNNNNNNNNNNNNNNNNNNNNNNNNNNNNNNNNNNNNNNNNNNNNNNNNNNNNNNNNNNNNNNNNNNNNNCACTCTCCTCAATCTCCCTTACCTTCTCTGATGGACATTCATTGACAAAAAACTTCGCTGCTGTTTCCCTTAACATCTCTTGTTCTGATGTAAATCCAAGATCCATTTTGCATCCTCCTTTTAAATATCTCTAATTCATTTTTCACAATTTATCAGTATTAAATATTAACTAATTATATGGGAATAATAACTATTACACTCCATTATTAAAATATCCTAATCAAATAATATAATAACTAATCGGTCAGACAAAACAGATGTTCCTATTTTTTAAGCCTTTAGGCTATTTGGCCATAGGTTGATATTTAAGCCTTGGAAGCTGCAATCCCATCCATGCTATTATACTGCGCTGAATCTCAGAGGTGCCTGCTGCGATATTCCCACCCATACAGAACTGATAAGCACCAACCATAGCGCCATCTAAGGGCGCCCATTTTGAATTTTCCAACTGCCCATAAGGCCCCATAATCTCTGTAGCAAAATTGGCTATACGCTGCATCAATTCACTGCCAAATAGCTTGGCCTCCGATGCAAGATGAGCAGCAAACATGAGTCCGGCATTCTCCTGAGTCCATGCAATCTTATAGGCAAGTGTATAACCTACCTGCAAATCACTATAAATCTTTGCTATCTTTTGTCGTACAATAGTATCTTCTGAGAGGAATTTGCCATTGCGCTTTGTAGTCTTTACATATTCCACAAGCTCATCCAGGACATTGAAGCCCTCAGCAAACATCCCAACACCAGATCTCTCAAAATTCATGGTCTCTCTGGTTAGTCGCCATCCATCATTCTCTGGGCCTATAAGATCATATTCTGGAATCCTCACATCCGTAAAGAATACCTCATTATACAGGTGATTTCCATCCATATACAAAATAGGACGCACCTCAATACCGGGGAGATCCATTCTTAAATTGAAGACTGAAAGCCCCTTGCCCCTCTTCTCTGCCGGGTTTGTTCGTGCAAGGAGAAACATATGGTCAGCCCTGTGCGCGCCTGATGTCCAGATCTTCTGTCCATTGACAACATAATGATCGCCATCCTTTATTGCAGTGGTAGATAGGGAGGCCAAATCAGATCCAGCATTGGGTTCACTCCAACCCTGACAATACATAACCTCTCCCTTGGCTATTGGAGGAAGTAATCTCTTCTTCTGCTCCTCATTCGCTGCTACCATAAGGGTTGGCGCAAACATACCTAAACCAAAGATATCCCATCCAGGAGCACGATACTTCTCCCTAGCTTCGCTGAATATCAACTGTTCTGTAATAGGTGCATCCTGACCACCGTATTCCTTTGGCCATGGGCGTGAAAGCCATCCCTTTTCACCAAGCTTTTTAGCCATATTTCGGTGAAAACTCCATGCCTCATCTGTATCAAATAATCCTTCCAGCCCTCCCCTTCCATATTCGGGTGGAGCATTCTTCATTTCCTCCCTGAAAAAGGTCTCAAACTCCTCCTTTAAGGCTTCTTGTTCTTTTGTGAATTTAAAATCCATATCTATCCCTCCTAATTATTAACGATGATCTCTATAATTACATTTTATTTTATTTTGTAGAATTATATAAGGGAACTATTTTACGATGCGGATTAAAAGTCTATAGTTACAACAAACAAATTCAGTTGTAACCATAGACTACTTTATCCGCTTATACTCGATATTGAGCATAGAATTATTAAGTGAGGGTAATCCATAACAAATTGTTGAAAATACGAAGCGTCCTCCACATAAATGTTATATTCCCCCCATTGTATTTTATATTATTCATACAATAAAATATCAAAGTCCAAGAGCCTTGGCAACCTTCTCATAATGATAATCCGTATCTCCCATCACATACTCAAAGGACTTGGCCCTTCTGTAATAAAGACCTATGTCAAACTCTCTCGATGTGCCAACCCCGCCATGAATCTGGACCCCCCTCTCTGTGATAAACTTATAATTCTCATTCACCTGAGACTTAAGCGCTGAAGCCTCCTTATCATGATCCATGCCCTCATCTATCATCCAGGTTACCTTATGCAGATAATTAAAACTCGTGTCATAAGCAAGAAGCATGTTCGCCATATAGTGCTGAAGAACGTCATATCCTCCAATGGGCTGACCATACTGCACCCTCTCCTTCGAATACTCTGCTGTCATATCAATAGAGGCCTTGCAGCCACCTATCATCTCAGCGCTCTTGGCAACAGAGGCCCTACCCCATATCTTCTCTATTATATCCCAGCCTTTGCCTGCTCCGCCTATAATATCACCCTTGTCTACCTTAACATCCTTAAAAATGACCTCACAGCAATTGTCCATACCAATAGTCGGCATCTTAGTGCAGGTTATGCCTGAAGACTTGGCGTCAACGAGAAAAAGGGTAATGCCGGCATCAGCCTTGGCTGCCACTATCAACTTATCTGCAATGTTGGCGTCCATAACAAACATCTTTGTGCCGTTCAGGGTATACTGATTCCCTGATGCCTCCGCTTTCATGTTTATCCCTGAAGGAAGATAGCTCCCATCCTCCTCATGCTGGGCAAAGGCCATTATCAAACTACCCTCTGTTATCTTGGCCAGAAGGTCCTTCTTTTGATCCTCTGAGCCACCCTCCTGAATGAGCATACCACACTGAACAACTGTTGAGAAAAAGGGGCTTGGAAAAACTGCGCGTCCCATCTCTTCCATGATGATAACTATATCTATAAACTGCCCCCCGTAGCCGCCATACTCCTCTGGAAACAACACCCCTGTCCATCCAAGCTCAGCTATCTTGCTCCATAGCTCAGAAGAGTATCCGCTCTCACTCTCCTCAATCTCCCTTACCTTCTCTGATGGACATTCATTGACAAAAAACTTCGCTGCTGTTTCCCTTAACATCTCTTGTTCTGATGTAAATCCAAGATCCATTTTGCATCCTCCTTTATTATAACTGCGATTAGTATTTCTCTTTTCATTCCGTCAAATTTAAATAAATTCTCTTAATAGTTTATATTACATAATCTAATTTAATAATAATAAACATCTAAACACTATTGTGAGAGACACCCCGCTTTCTCAGGTAAAGTCAACACATCTCTCTTCAACGACTCTATGATATTAAGCCATTGGCTGATATTTGAGCCTTGGTAGCTGTAATCCCATCCAGGCTATTATATTTCGCTGAATCTCAGATGTTCCTGCCGCTATATTTATTCCCATGCAGAACTGATATGTTTCAATCATTGCGCCATCCAATGGAGACCATTTGGAATGAGCTAACTGCCCATAGGGTCCCATAATCTCTGTGGCAAAATTGGATATACGCTGCATCAATTCACTGCCAAAGAGTTTTGCCTCTGATGCAAGATGAGCAGCAAACATGAGTCCGGCATTCTCCTGAGTCCATGCAATCTTATAGGCCAAAGTATAACCAGCTTCCAAATCCGCATATATCTTGGCTAATTTCTGCCTTACGATTGAATTTTCTGAGAGATATTTTCCATCACGCTTTGTGGTTTTCACATATTCCACAAGCTCATCAAGGATATTGAAGCCCTCTGCAAACATCCCAACACCAGATCTCTCAAAATTCATGGTCTCTCTGGTTAGTCGCCATCCATCATTCTCCGGTCCTATCCTGTCATATTCCGGTATCTTGACATCAGTAAAAAATACCTCATTATAAACATGTTTGCCATCCATATACAAAATAGGACGCACTTCGATACCCGGAAGGTCCATTCTCAAATTAAAAACAGAAAGCCCCTTGCCCCTCTTCTCAGCCGTATTCGTTCGTGCGAGGAGGAACATATGATCAGCCTTGTGTCCCCCTGTTGTCCAAATTTTCTGCCCATTGACTACATAATGATCTCCATCTTTAATTGCAGTAGTTGCAAGCGATGCCAAATCAGATCCAGCATTGGGCTCGCTCCACCCTTGACAATATACGACCTCTCCCTTGGCTATGGGAGGCAGCAATCTCTTCTTCTGCTCATCATTCGCTGCTACTAACAGAGTAGGCGCAAACATACCTAAACCAAAAATATCTATTCCAGGCGCCCTATACTTCTCCCTCGCTTCGCTGAATATCAATTGTTCTGAAATGGGAGATTCCTGACCGCCGTATTCCTTTGGCCATGGACGCGAAAGCCATCCCTTCTCACCAAGCTTTCGGCTTACATCCCTATGGAAATTCCATCCTTCATCTGTTGCATATATGCCCTCGAGTCCCCCCCTGCCATATTCAGGCGGAGCATTCTTCATCTCCTCTCTGAAAAATGCTTCAAATTCCGCCCTTAATTCTTCCTGTTCTTTTGTAAATTTGAAATCCATAAACTAACTCCTCCTTAATAATTGACTATTCTCTTAGTTTTATATAATTATATTGTCTATCAATACTATTATTAACCTCAGAACAAGTGGGTTAGAATCTACATGATGTACAATAAACCTAAAACGATCCATTATCATATAATATAGGTTTATTCGATTAGCTTTAAAAATTCTTCTCTGGTCTTTATATCCTTCATGAATATTCCTCTAATTGCAGAGGTTATTATATATGTATTCGATTTTTTTATTCCCCTCATCTCCATACAAAGATGCCTGGCCTTTATTACTACAGCAACGCCCTTTGGTTTAAGACTATTCATTATTGTCTCGACAATCTCATTAGTTAGCCTCTCCTGAACCTGAAGCCTTTTACTTAAGATATCTACTACCCTGGCTAATTTGCTTATCCCAATAATCCTATTATTATCAGGGATGTATGCAATGTTGCACATACCCAAGAAAGGGAGCATGTGATGTTCACACATTGAATAAAAGGGAATGTCCTTTATTATCACCATCTCTTCATGCTCAAGTTCATGAGTCCCCTTTAATACTCTTTCAGCATCACTCTTATGGCCAGATAAGATTTCCTCATACATGCTGGCGATTCTCTCAGGGGTCCTCTTTAAACCTGGACGATCAGGATCCTCGCCTATTGCCTTTAAAATTTCAATTACAGCCTTTTCTATTCTTTCCTTATCCATAAATTTAGTTCATTAGTATATCATTATTCATAATAGCTGGCTCTTGAGCTTTCCGATTCCCAAACAGAGACTGATACTAAATAGACAAATGGAGGAATTATAGATTTCAATTGATAATAAATATACCGTGCTATCAATTCTGCACTGGGATTAGGATTCCTAAAAGGCTCTAATGCATTGAGATGTTGATGATCTATCTCTTTCAGCACCCCATGCAATAAATTCTTCAACTCTTTGAAATCTACTAGCATGCCTATCTCATCAAGTTTCTCTCCCTCTGCTTCAACCTCTACCTTCCAATTATGACCGTGTAATCCTTCACATCTCCCAGGATAACCAATCAATTGATGAGCAGCAGAAAAATGATCTATAACCTTTATTCGAAACATATTGATTTATTATAAAATGAATAGAGCAAAATTATTTTTCAAATTAAAAAATGTCAAGGTCAAACAAATAAAAAAGAGAATACAATCCAATAAAATGAAATCCTTTATAATGTCACAAATATGATAAAAACTCATAACCTTTGCATTCAGAATAAAACTCAATAACTTGACTATAGTCACAGTGAACATGCAAATCTATCTCGATTTTTCCAGTATCCATAAAGTAAAGACAATATCTGTGCTATTTCGTCAAGGCGGTTATATATGCGTATCCCATCCTCATTAAGATCCCTGACAGCCTGACTCTCATGATTTGAAAAAAGACTTCCTATAAAAACCGGACACTTCATCTCCTTTTGAAGAGAGCTAACTTCCTTCATTATTTCCTTCTCAAAGTGAGTAAATAATTTCATACTTGAAGATGTATCCTCTTGAACCATTCCAGGTCTCCCCAGACCATGAAGTATTAATGCATCTATCTCTCCTGAGGAGAGGATTACGCGTCCCATCTGGGACAGTATTTCAGCAGAGAGAGTCCCAATACCTGCTGCCCCAATATCCACAGGATTCTTTGTTGAAGCGCGTTGAGGCATACCAAAATCTCTTAACTCTTTTTGGAGATTTGTGCTCAATTCCGGCACCCTTAATCCCTCAATCTCCAAGCTATCCGATAGAGTCACCCCCCATGAACCACCCATTGTAATGATAGCTACACGATTTCCTCTCATCGGTGGGCACTCAATTAGAGCGTGAGCCAAGGGAAGAATAAGTTCCATTGTAGGGGATAGCACAATATTTGCCTGATGGAATGCTCCTTCATATATCCCACCCAACCCTGCTATGGCCCCTGTATGGCTTTGGGCAGCCCTGGCCCCGCCATCAGTTCTACCAGCCTTATGAACGATAATTGGTTTTTTATTAGCAACATGCTTTGCTACTTCATAGAAACGCCTTCCATCTCGTATAGTCTCTAAGTACATAATGATTCCTTGAACCTGTGGATCCTGTCCAAAATACTCTAAAAAATCAGTCACCTGAAGATCGCTTTCATTCCCAGTATGAATAAACTTGCCCACACCCATCTTTCGAGAAAATCCAGAAGCTAATAGATCATAAATAGCATATCCACCCTGACACACACCTGCAAGTGGAGTACAATAAAGATACTCTGCTGGGGAGGCTGCAGCATTGAATCCTGCATGCAGATTAAAAGTGCCGCTTACATTTGGGCCAACAATCCTTAATCCATAGGAATGAGCAAGCTTGGTTAGGGCCTCCTCCCGTTCACGCCCTCCACTTACCGCCTCTCCAAAACCAGACGTAATCATTGTCATTCCCTTTACACCCTTTTCTCCACAAGCGCGAACACACTCCTCAATGGACCCCTCGGGTATAGCGACAACGGCTAAATCCACAGGATGAGGGATATCTCTTACATCTGGGAAGGCCTTAATCCCATATACAGAACGCGCCCGTTGATTCACAGGGTAGACTTCACCACCATAATCCATTGCCCGTAAACCCTCCATCATGAATGATCCCCATGATCCAGGTCTTTCTGATGCTCCTATAACAGCTACGCTTTCAGGTTTAAGAAACACATCTAAATTCGCTTCAGCGCTCATATCTGCCTTCAAAAAAAAATCCGATTGATTAAAGATTCATTAAAATTTAAGAATTCAAATTCAAGATTAAATTTACTATGAATGTAAACGACGCTAGTAATTTAACTTCAGAAAGTCAAGGAGAATACTCATTTTGAGTCATCAGTATGAAAGAATTAGGCAACCATCACAATTTAAGATTATATGATTATGCGGACTCATTTTACTTAAATCAATATCATTAGGTATAACCAATATCTATACTAAATCATCATTGACATACCCGCCCAATCAATCAAAAAATATCAAGTATGTGTAATGAAGAAATAATACTCTGTCAAACCGACTCCCAGAAGGGATGCTGTGCTTGCTGTGGTCTTTTTAACTTTAGAGATGTTTCAAGAGAGAATCTTACGAACTTTCTAAGGCTCGGGAAAGAGAGGTTAAGGCAAACATCAAAACGCACCAATGATAATTGGGAAGAATACATTGAATCAATTGGGATAAGAGATCAGACATCACATATATGTCCCTATCAGGGATTAATTATTAGTAACAAGCCTGGGTGTATGCTACACCCTAAGATAAACGATAGAGAGATGAGAGACATTTCACTCTTCGGATCAAAAATCTGCAATGATTTCCTTTGTGCAGCTCATTACATCTTGAGTAACGAGCAAAAAAGAATACTAATCAGATATATAGAAGATTGGTATCTTTATTCAGTCGCGATTATCGATCCTGAATCCTTTATATGGATATTGAGATATATTGAAAAAAAGTATAAAATGAATGATAAAAACAACCAACACAATAACAAATATCTACAGGACATCCTCTGCACAGCCCTGGAAATACATTCAAGATACCTGAAAGATATCACATGTCCAATTTTCTATTACTCAAACTCAGAATATGATGACCATAAACATCTATTTTCCCTAAAATCCAGATCAAAGAAGATATCAAAGCACAGGAGGTTAATAGAGAATGAGATAAGCAGGCTAATGAAATAAAGGTTATCCCCTATCTTTTACTATCTCCACAATTCGTC
The sequence above is a segment of the Spirochaetota bacterium genome. Coding sequences within it:
- a CDS encoding amidohydrolase family protein yields the protein MIIDCHYHFDERIYPVERIIEFMDMAGVDRIALMAYLSDPFSDPPVYVMNIFRFIMTNRFLRGLGKLIKPKVTPDGDILLPRGDIRINRDPENEPVFKLVDKYPDRILGWIFVNPNGERDQVEEFERWADSPGFIGVKAHPFWHYYPIVKLAPIAKRLKEMGKPLLLHVGYDENGDYDALLNDVPDLKLILAHAGFPLFRDTWKKIRNKENIFVDLSQTSYVSEGMIQRVVEYLGVDRCIFGTDGPHGLIGKDGAFDYGLIKRRIEGIFPDIGIQRRLLGDNFAEIIGI
- a CDS encoding aldehyde ferredoxin oxidoreductase N-terminal domain-containing protein, coding for MRRGYAGNILSVDLSNGYITKIPTENYTDRFIGGRGMGLKTYWDDVSGNVDAFDPENRLVFATGPVCGVPGFAGSRWQICGKSPVGNQFSYCNLGGSWGVQLKFAGFDGLIVFGKAEGLVYLYIDNDRIEIRDASALQGKGAIDTREILKGELGRSVRVVAVGPAGENMVSYASFLADSDSSGGGGLGGVMGSKNLKAVAVRGEDRIDVADPESIQNLKKRVQDVKSALSLEMPSQSTEKLRKNTCYGCIDGCIRANYKSEDGQVGKFLCQPSFFYSIRAQRYYGDPKDVPFKANKLCDDYGIDSRVVETMIMWLSRCSKANIITEEEAGIPFSKIGSIEYLDTLLRKISFREGFGDILANGPHKAAEIVGNGSEKLITDYMIGTGENEVYGARLYITTGLLYAMEPRMPIQQLHEISIQAMMWAIREMGMDNYLTSDVIRAIGKRFWGSEIAADFSTYEGKALAAAKIQDRQYAKESLILCDFSWPIIHSHATEDHVGDPTLESQICRAITGKDISEEGLYEVGERVFNLQRAALIRDGRKGREDDSLDEFNYTVPLKGDFGNPSCIVPGKDGEPLSRMGMVVDRNEFEGMKDEYYEIRGWDVETGLQRREKLEALNLVEVAEGLNSVGLLA
- a CDS encoding acyl-CoA dehydrogenase family protein translates to MDFKYTKEQEAIKEEFEEFFKEEMKHSPPEYGRGGLEGMFATDEGWNFHRSIAKKLGEKGWLSLAWPKEYGGKDASIIEQLIFSEVREKYRAPGVDIFGIGMFAPTLMVAASDEQKTRLLPPIAKAEVTYCQGWSEPNAGSDLASLTTTAIKDGDHYVVNGQKIWTSGAHRADRMFLLARTNPAEKRGKGLSVFHLQMDYPGIEVRPILYMDGTHLYNEVFFTDVRIPESDRIGPENEGWRVTRETMNFERSGVGFFVEGRNILNELVEYVKTTKRDGRFLSENPIVRKKIAKLYSDLEVGYTLAYKIAWTQEQSGLMFAASLASEAKLFGSELLQRVANFATEIMGLYGQVAHSKWSPLDGAMVEAYQMCMGMNIAAGTSEIQRNLIAWVGLQLPRLKYQKTT
- a CDS encoding acyl-CoA dehydrogenase family protein; protein product: MDFKFTKEQEALKEEFETFFREEMKNAPPEYGRGGLEGLFDTDEAWSFHRNMAKKLGEKGWLSRPWPKEYGGQDAPITEQLIFSEAREKYRAPGWDIFGLGMFAPTLMVAANEEQKKRLLPPIAKGEVMYCQGWSEPNAGSDLASLSTTAIKDGDHYVVNGQKIWTSGAHRADHMFLLARTNPAEKRGKGLSVFNLRMDLPGIEVRPILYMDGNHLYNEVFFTDVRIPEYDLIGPENDGWRLTRETMNFERSGVGMFAEGFNVLDELVEYVKTTKRNGKFLSEDTIVRQKIAKIYSDLQVGYTLAYKIAWTQENAGLMFAAHLASEAKLFGSELMQRIANFATEIMGPYGQLENSKWAPLDGAMVGAYQFCMGGNIAAGTSEIQRSIIAWMGLQLPRLKYQPMAK
- a CDS encoding acyl-CoA dehydrogenase family protein is translated as MDLGFTSEQEMLRETAAKFFVNECPSEKVREIEESESGYSSELWSKIAELGWTGVLFPEEYGGYGGQFIDIVIIMEEMGRAVFPSPFFSTVVQCGMLIQEGGSEDQKKDLLAKITEGSLIMAFAQHEEDGSYLPSGINMKAEASGNQYTLNGTKMFVMDANIADKLIVAAKADAGITLFLVDAKSSGITCTKMPTIGMDNCCEVIFKDVKVDKGDIIGGAGKGWDIIEKIWGRASVAKSAEMIGGCKASIDMTAEYSKERVQYGQPIGGYDVLQHYMANMLLAYDTSFNYLHKVTWMIDEGMDHDKEASALKSQVNENYKFITERGVQIHGGVGTSREFDIGLYYRRAKSFEYVMGDTDYHYEKVAKALGL